From Streptosporangium album, the proteins below share one genomic window:
- a CDS encoding IS256 family transposase, with amino-acid sequence MAVNDIVPAAGEYLEDTLAAASPDLLRTMIREFAQRMMDAEVEQLCGAGYGEISSERVNTRNGYRTRPWDTRAGSIELAVPRLRQGSYFPDFLLDKRRRAERALTSVVATSYLLGVSTRRVEKLAEAMGITSLSKSQVSAMAAELDGMVEQFRSRPLDAGPYTFVWIDALTQKVREGGRTVTVHALVATGVNADGLREILGLDVVSSEDGAGWPAFLRGLVARGLSGVLMVTSDCHAGLRDAIASTLPGASWQRCRTHYARNLITRVPKSAQPWVATMLRTIFEQPDAESVYAQHRHVVQVLEAKYPKAAEHLDEAREDILAFAAFPKAVWRQTWSNNPQERLNKEIRRRTDVVGIFPNRDSIVRLVGAVLAEQNDEWTEQRRYMGLEVLAECRKNTDSPDSKNKTNDAKVTIEAIAS; translated from the coding sequence GTGGCCGTCAATGACATTGTGCCCGCTGCCGGGGAGTACTTGGAAGACACCCTGGCCGCGGCGAGTCCGGACCTGCTGCGCACGATGATCCGGGAGTTCGCGCAGCGGATGATGGATGCCGAGGTCGAGCAGCTGTGCGGCGCCGGCTACGGCGAGATCAGCAGCGAGCGGGTCAACACCCGCAACGGCTACCGTACGCGGCCGTGGGACACCCGGGCCGGGAGCATCGAACTGGCCGTGCCCCGGCTACGACAGGGCTCCTACTTCCCGGACTTCCTGCTGGACAAGCGACGCCGGGCCGAGCGGGCGCTCACCTCGGTGGTGGCGACTTCCTACCTGCTCGGGGTGTCGACGCGGCGGGTGGAGAAGCTGGCCGAGGCGATGGGCATCACCTCGTTGTCGAAGTCGCAGGTCTCGGCGATGGCCGCCGAACTCGACGGCATGGTGGAGCAGTTCCGGTCCCGGCCGCTGGACGCCGGCCCGTACACCTTCGTCTGGATCGATGCCCTCACGCAGAAGGTCCGCGAAGGCGGCCGGACGGTGACCGTGCACGCCCTGGTCGCCACCGGTGTCAACGCCGACGGCCTGCGCGAGATCCTCGGCCTGGACGTCGTCTCCAGCGAGGACGGCGCGGGTTGGCCGGCGTTCCTGCGCGGCCTGGTCGCCCGCGGCCTGTCCGGCGTGCTGATGGTGACCTCCGACTGCCACGCCGGGCTGCGCGACGCGATCGCCTCCACTTTGCCGGGCGCATCCTGGCAGAGGTGTCGAACCCACTACGCGCGAAACTTGATCACGCGCGTTCCGAAGTCGGCCCAGCCATGGGTGGCCACCATGCTGCGCACCATCTTCGAGCAGCCTGACGCCGAGTCGGTCTATGCCCAGCATCGTCATGTCGTGCAGGTACTGGAGGCCAAGTACCCGAAGGCGGCCGAGCATCTGGACGAGGCCCGCGAGGACATCTTGGCCTTCGCCGCCTTCCCCAAAGCCGTCTGGCGTCAGACGTGGAGCAACAACCCTCAGGAGCGCCTGAACAAGGAGATCAGGAGGCGGACCGACGTCGTCGGTATCTTCCCCAACCGCGACTCGATCGTCCGGCTCGTCGGCGCGGTACTGGCCGAGCAGAACGACGAGTGGACCGAACAGCGCCGCTATATGGGGCTGGAGGTCCTCGCCGAGTGTCGCAAGAACACCGATTCACCCGATTCTAAAAATAAGACAAACGATGCTAAAGTGACTATTGAGGCGATTGCTTCCTAA
- a CDS encoding ATP-binding protein: MHEVVDDPAAQEGRPASFTLPGAPIDRETIQGWQHFRLTRGSFVPAPRLDLAAHRAQGPRGQALHDLHRAATHANLRLQETPMSLKVTTIMRSRIQSNALKTKPTTRAGLMINGGGYQGKTETVCEAAAAFEDFWRLLHQQLNPDAILGTRDLWAPVAYVQTPVTATPKSLCEAILSFYGHPLGYRATLPQLIRSVRDSLRDHGTRVLIIDDITRLKMHREADQDTLDLLRSLMSMQVTLILIGVGIRTSGLLGEGRHDLRTGQWVFTGRRHTKKNGNDEAATQTQRRFDLIDLDPFDYSTPETINAWLAHLAGIEDQLRLFRAPPSMLTTGKMPEYLFARTAGIVGLLERLIEDGCTAAIGTGRELLDVHVQGDGVRVI; encoded by the coding sequence ATGCACGAAGTGGTGGACGATCCCGCAGCACAGGAGGGTCGCCCGGCGTCGTTCACGCTGCCCGGCGCGCCGATCGACCGGGAAACCATTCAAGGCTGGCAGCACTTTCGTCTCACCCGGGGAAGCTTCGTTCCTGCACCACGTCTGGACCTGGCCGCCCATCGGGCGCAAGGACCACGAGGTCAGGCTCTACACGATCTGCACCGGGCAGCCACTCATGCGAACCTGCGACTGCAGGAAACTCCGATGAGCCTGAAGGTCACCACCATCATGCGCTCACGGATCCAGAGCAACGCGCTGAAAACCAAGCCCACCACCCGCGCCGGGCTGATGATCAACGGTGGTGGCTACCAGGGCAAGACCGAGACAGTCTGCGAGGCAGCGGCGGCGTTCGAGGACTTCTGGCGGCTCCTACACCAGCAGCTCAACCCGGACGCCATCCTCGGGACCCGAGATCTTTGGGCACCGGTCGCCTACGTCCAGACCCCGGTCACCGCGACACCCAAGAGCCTCTGCGAGGCGATCTTGAGTTTCTATGGCCACCCGCTGGGCTATCGGGCGACCCTGCCTCAGCTAATCCGCTCAGTCCGAGATTCGCTCCGTGACCACGGCACCCGCGTCTTGATCATCGATGACATCACCCGGCTCAAGATGCACCGCGAAGCCGACCAAGACACCCTGGACCTGCTACGGAGTCTGATGAGCATGCAAGTCACCCTGATCTTGATCGGGGTCGGGATCCGCACCTCCGGCCTGCTGGGTGAAGGCCGTCACGATCTGCGCACCGGCCAGTGGGTCTTTACCGGCCGGCGGCACACGAAGAAGAACGGCAACGACGAAGCCGCCACCCAGACCCAGCGCCGGTTCGACTTGATCGATCTCGACCCGTTCGACTACAGCACCCCCGAGACCATCAACGCCTGGCTGGCGCACCTGGCCGGCATCGAAGACCAGTTGCGGCTCTTTCGCGCCCCACCCAGCATGCTCACCACCGGCAAGATGCCCGAATACCTCTTCGCCCGAACCGCCGGGATTGTCGGCCTGCTGGAACGGCTCATCGAGGATGGGTGCACCGCGGCCATCGGCACCGGCCGGGAACTCCTCGACGTTCACGTCCAGGGAGATGGTGTGCGGGTGATCTAG